The proteins below are encoded in one region of Methanomassiliicoccus luminyensis B10:
- a CDS encoding replication factor C small subunit, translating into MNEIWIEKYRPRSLKDVVGQKDIVDRLQSYVTAKNLPHLMFAGPAGTGKTTSAIALARELYADSWKGNFNELNASDERGIDVVRGKIKEFARTAPIGGADFKIIFLDEADALTSDAQAALRRTMERYSRTCRFILSCNFSSRIIEPIQSRCAVFRFRPLRPEDIKKNLGQIAAAEMLSIEDDALDALVHVSQGDMRKAVNSLQVAASLGEKITVELVYHTTGMARPEEVKQLLEVALSGEFIAARNRLDDIMISYGLSGEDILKQIHRTVFELDIPDYEKVRLVDRTGEIEFRIVEGSNERIQLESLLAYLALVGENRADSAD; encoded by the coding sequence ATGAACGAGATTTGGATCGAGAAGTATCGCCCCCGGAGCCTCAAGGACGTGGTGGGCCAGAAGGACATCGTGGACCGTTTGCAGTCGTACGTGACGGCCAAGAACCTTCCTCATCTCATGTTCGCCGGCCCCGCCGGGACCGGGAAGACCACCTCAGCCATAGCCCTGGCGAGGGAACTGTACGCCGATTCCTGGAAGGGCAACTTCAACGAGCTCAACGCCTCCGATGAGAGGGGCATCGACGTGGTGCGCGGGAAGATCAAGGAGTTCGCTCGCACCGCCCCCATAGGGGGGGCTGATTTCAAGATCATCTTCCTGGATGAGGCGGATGCCCTCACCTCCGACGCCCAGGCCGCCCTAAGGCGGACAATGGAGCGGTACAGTAGGACATGCAGGTTCATCCTGAGCTGTAACTTTTCATCACGCATTATCGAGCCGATACAGTCCAGATGCGCGGTGTTCCGTTTCCGCCCCCTCAGACCGGAGGACATCAAGAAGAACCTCGGCCAGATTGCAGCGGCGGAGATGCTGTCCATTGAGGATGATGCGCTAGATGCCCTCGTCCATGTCTCTCAGGGGGACATGAGAAAGGCCGTGAACTCGCTGCAGGTGGCGGCGTCGCTGGGCGAGAAAATCACCGTTGAGCTGGTCTATCACACCACCGGCATGGCCAGGCCGGAGGAGGTAAAGCAGCTCCTGGAGGTCGCGCTGTCAGGCGAGTTCATCGCAGCGCGGAACCGCCTGGACGATATCATGATATCATATGGGCTCTCCGGCGAGGACATCCTGAAGCAGATCCACCGCACCGTGTTCGAGCTCGACATCCCGGACTACGAAAAGGTCCGCCTGGTCGACCGCACCGGGGAGATAGAGTTCCGCATAGTGGAAGGGTCGAACGAACGCATTCAGCTGGAGTCCCTGCTGGCATATCTGGCCCTTGTCGGCGAGAACCGCGCGGACAGTGCAGACTGA
- a CDS encoding MarC family protein → MSLLDPGLLDLNGLFYAATLLFFVYDPFASLPVFMALTKGYDEATTRRSANRAILVSGVLLLIFVLIGQQLLSAFGITIDGFRVAGGLVLLLMSMEIIFGLNLIRSSDQNVAWVIIATPILTGPGVITTAIILTVQYGAITVLLAASFSLIITWFLLRNAYQVVKRVGTQVIDIFSKVVGLLIAAMAIEYMFRGASQWFALYGAQSILVAMGLS, encoded by the coding sequence ATGTCGCTCCTCGACCCCGGCCTGCTGGACCTGAACGGATTGTTCTACGCAGCTACGCTGCTGTTCTTCGTCTACGATCCGTTCGCCAGCCTGCCGGTGTTCATGGCCCTGACCAAGGGGTACGATGAGGCGACCACGCGCAGGAGCGCCAACCGCGCCATCCTGGTGTCGGGGGTGCTCCTGCTCATATTCGTCCTGATAGGGCAGCAGCTGCTGTCGGCCTTCGGCATCACCATCGACGGGTTCCGGGTGGCCGGCGGCCTGGTGCTCCTGCTCATGTCCATGGAGATCATATTCGGTCTGAACCTCATCCGCTCCAGCGACCAGAACGTGGCCTGGGTCATCATCGCCACGCCCATACTCACGGGCCCGGGGGTCATTACCACGGCCATCATACTGACCGTGCAGTATGGCGCCATCACCGTGCTGCTGGCGGCGAGCTTTTCCCTGATCATAACCTGGTTCCTGCTGAGGAACGCTTACCAAGTGGTGAAGCGCGTCGGCACGCAGGTCATCGACATCTTCTCCAAGGTGGTCGGCCTGCTCATCGCCGCCATGGCCATCGAATACATGTTCAGGGGGGCGAGCCAGTGGTTCGCATTGTACGGAGCCCAGTCTATCCTGGTGGCGATGGGGCTGTCCTGA
- a CDS encoding zinc-ribbon domain-containing protein: protein MTCPNCGSEVPAEAKFCEHCGAAAPSGNQQYAQAPGQYQAPPSQYQAPPQLMGSLSMARPREGQCTLPCP, encoded by the coding sequence ATGACCTGCCCTAATTGTGGAAGTGAGGTCCCCGCCGAGGCGAAGTTCTGCGAGCACTGCGGAGCTGCTGCCCCGTCCGGGAACCAGCAATATGCTCAGGCGCCGGGCCAGTATCAGGCCCCTCCGTCTCAATACCAGGCCCCCCCACAGCTTATGGGCAGCCTCAGTATGGCGCGCCCCAGGGAGGGCCAATGTACGCTCCCATGCCCATGA
- a CDS encoding DUF835 domain-containing protein, with amino-acid sequence MLIVDDNPAIQDIVSELVSGAGFVPLTASGGKEALEKTDSERPDLILLDINMPDMDGWSVLRKLKEEGVTVSTKVMMLTATTDVGTDIFGLQDVVSGYIRKPFNNKELSDRLRTALDERPPVQEVPEIKEPSGIFHFLTKKKASAPEGMEKARKSAKKYELRRGLSYVVKEQKATKSFEIFVDQVTHNIQGLCITRQFPAVVRQEWGLEETPIIWLSNQLGKVYVNPANIGILGDTVIRFIEKSDDSVVLIDGVEFLIVNNSFDKVLKMIHRITEVVMEYKSRLIVSVDPRALDLREMALLERNMEIVEGEVPAAVKVTR; translated from the coding sequence GTGCTCATCGTCGACGACAATCCGGCTATACAGGACATAGTCTCGGAGCTCGTCTCCGGAGCAGGCTTCGTCCCGCTGACCGCGTCAGGGGGTAAGGAAGCCCTGGAGAAGACCGACAGCGAGCGACCCGATCTGATTCTTCTTGACATTAACATGCCGGACATGGACGGGTGGAGCGTCCTCCGCAAGCTGAAGGAGGAGGGCGTAACAGTTTCCACCAAGGTCATGATGCTCACCGCCACCACCGATGTGGGGACGGACATCTTCGGCCTGCAGGACGTCGTTTCCGGCTATATCCGCAAGCCGTTCAACAACAAGGAGCTGTCCGATCGGTTGAGGACAGCACTGGATGAGAGGCCGCCGGTGCAGGAGGTCCCTGAGATCAAGGAACCATCCGGCATATTCCATTTCCTGACCAAGAAGAAGGCCTCCGCCCCGGAGGGTATGGAGAAGGCCAGGAAGTCCGCCAAGAAGTACGAGCTCCGGCGCGGGCTCAGCTATGTGGTCAAGGAGCAGAAGGCCACCAAGTCCTTCGAGATCTTCGTGGACCAGGTCACTCATAACATCCAGGGGCTGTGCATAACCCGACAGTTCCCTGCGGTGGTGCGCCAGGAGTGGGGGCTGGAGGAGACCCCGATAATCTGGCTCAGCAACCAGCTGGGCAAGGTTTACGTGAACCCCGCCAACATCGGGATCCTGGGCGACACGGTCATCCGCTTCATCGAGAAGTCCGACGACAGCGTCGTCCTCATCGACGGCGTGGAGTTCCTCATCGTCAACAACAGCTTCGACAAGGTGCTGAAGATGATCCACCGCATCACTGAGGTAGTGATGGAGTACAAGTCCCGGCTCATCGTATCGGTGGACCCCCGCGCACTGGACCTTAGGGAGATGGCGTTGCTGGAGCGCAACATGGAGATCGTGGAGGGGGAGGTCCCCGCCGCGGTCAAGGTCACTCGCTGA
- a CDS encoding 50S ribosomal protein L40e: MARFKEADERLLNKKICMKCDARNAPRATRCRRCGYDGLRQKAKESRKA; the protein is encoded by the coding sequence ATGGCACGTTTCAAGGAAGCTGACGAGAGGCTTCTTAACAAGAAGATCTGCATGAAGTGCGACGCGCGGAACGCCCCCAGGGCCACCCGTTGCCGCCGCTGTGGCTACGACGGCCTCCGCCAGAAGGCGAAGGAAAGCAGAAAGGCTTAA
- the eno gene encoding phosphopyruvate hydratase, whose amino-acid sequence MSSSKITRVWAREVLDSRGNPTVEAEIAVDKLVVPAIAPSGASTGSHEALELRDGGKRYSGKGVQKAVENVRTLIAPQLKGMDVTDLRAVDKAMIALDGTPNKGRLGANATVAVSLAAAKAGAAVTGKELHEHLVAGSHVLPVPMMNILNGGKHAGSNLKIQEFMIAPAGAKAFAEALRTGSEVYQSLKGILKGTYGVGAVNIGDEGGFAPPLDTTRQALDVILKAIEAAGYEPGKDVYLAVDAAASEFYKEGVYSVDGKDLGPGELVDLYAGLVNDYPIISLEDPVFEDDYSTMAEMTRKMGSRLQLVGDDIFVTNMERLQKGIDMGAGNALLLKVNQIGTVSEAMDAAALAKSAGYAVMVSHRSGESEDTSIADIAVALGCGQIKTGAPARAERTAKYNRLLRIEEELGPKAQYAGTSAFKALS is encoded by the coding sequence ATGTCATCGTCAAAGATCACCCGTGTATGGGCCAGAGAGGTTTTGGATTCCAGGGGCAACCCTACCGTCGAGGCGGAGATCGCCGTCGACAAGCTGGTGGTGCCGGCCATCGCGCCTTCCGGGGCGTCCACGGGGTCCCACGAGGCCCTGGAGCTGCGCGACGGAGGCAAGAGGTACAGCGGTAAGGGCGTGCAGAAGGCTGTGGAGAACGTTCGCACCCTCATCGCCCCCCAGCTCAAGGGGATGGACGTGACGGACCTCAGGGCCGTCGACAAGGCCATGATCGCGCTCGACGGCACGCCGAACAAGGGGAGGCTGGGGGCGAACGCTACTGTAGCGGTGTCCCTGGCCGCGGCCAAGGCCGGCGCGGCCGTCACCGGCAAGGAGCTGCACGAGCACCTGGTGGCGGGGAGCCACGTTCTGCCGGTGCCCATGATGAACATCCTCAATGGGGGGAAGCACGCCGGAAGCAACCTGAAGATCCAGGAGTTCATGATCGCGCCGGCCGGGGCAAAGGCCTTCGCGGAGGCCCTGCGCACCGGCTCTGAGGTGTACCAGTCCCTCAAGGGGATCTTGAAGGGCACTTATGGCGTGGGAGCGGTGAACATCGGCGACGAGGGCGGCTTCGCCCCCCCGCTGGACACCACCAGGCAGGCGCTGGACGTGATCCTCAAGGCCATCGAGGCGGCCGGCTACGAACCGGGCAAGGATGTCTATCTGGCCGTCGACGCGGCGGCCTCCGAGTTCTATAAGGAGGGAGTGTATTCGGTGGACGGCAAGGACCTCGGCCCCGGGGAGCTGGTGGACCTCTATGCCGGGCTGGTGAACGATTATCCGATAATCAGCCTGGAGGACCCCGTGTTCGAGGATGACTACTCTACCATGGCCGAGATGACCCGGAAGATGGGCTCCCGGCTGCAGCTGGTGGGCGACGACATCTTCGTCACCAATATGGAAAGGCTCCAGAAGGGCATCGACATGGGGGCCGGGAACGCCCTGCTCCTAAAGGTCAACCAGATCGGGACCGTATCTGAGGCCATGGACGCCGCGGCCCTCGCCAAGAGCGCCGGGTACGCGGTCATGGTGAGCCACCGCTCCGGCGAGTCCGAGGACACTTCCATCGCCGACATCGCGGTGGCCCTGGGCTGCGGTCAGATCAAGACCGGGGCGCCGGCAAGAGCGGAGAGGACCGCCAAGTACAACCGGCTCCTGCGCATCGAGGAGGAGCTCGGCCCCAAGGCCCAATACGCGGGCACCTCGGCCTTCAAGGCGCTGAGCTGA
- a CDS encoding TIGR00269 family protein produces MARCSKCGQDAVTYIRYNGSHLCAEHFKEYVERRVKKELRDQVDLKDTKRIAVAISGGKDSLAALLLVHDVLAERRDVEISAITVDEGIAGYRPEALEKAQRLCREIDVPHHTISFENELDLTMDEVSGLLGERTPCAYCGVFRRRCMNKVARDIGADVLATGHNLDDMAQAVLMNFTRGDVERLARLGPHVKVQPGLVPRIHPLRQVPEKEAYLYAMLRGIDFSDAVCPYWEAALRNEYRDIIDSMEARSPGTKFSILASYDAIRPLLREKYPQSNLALCSCGEPSPSGRCMACALLDEIKKRKG; encoded by the coding sequence ATGGCTCGGTGCAGCAAGTGCGGTCAGGACGCGGTCACCTACATCCGCTACAACGGCAGCCATCTATGCGCCGAGCACTTCAAGGAATATGTGGAGCGGAGGGTCAAGAAAGAACTGCGGGACCAGGTGGACCTCAAAGATACCAAGAGGATCGCCGTGGCCATTTCCGGGGGCAAGGACAGCCTCGCCGCGCTGCTGCTGGTCCACGACGTCCTCGCCGAGCGGCGGGACGTGGAGATCTCCGCCATCACGGTCGACGAGGGCATCGCGGGGTACCGTCCCGAAGCGTTGGAGAAGGCCCAGAGGCTCTGCCGCGAGATCGATGTGCCGCACCACACCATATCCTTCGAGAACGAGCTGGACCTCACCATGGACGAGGTTTCCGGGCTGCTCGGCGAGCGGACCCCCTGCGCGTACTGCGGGGTGTTCCGCCGGAGGTGCATGAACAAGGTAGCCCGGGACATCGGGGCGGACGTCCTGGCCACCGGGCACAACCTCGACGACATGGCCCAGGCCGTGCTTATGAACTTCACCAGAGGGGACGTGGAACGGCTGGCGAGGCTGGGACCTCACGTCAAGGTACAGCCTGGGCTGGTGCCCCGCATACATCCTTTGCGGCAGGTGCCTGAGAAGGAAGCGTATCTCTACGCCATGCTGAGGGGGATCGACTTCTCCGACGCGGTGTGCCCCTATTGGGAAGCGGCCCTGCGCAACGAGTACCGGGACATCATCGATTCCATGGAAGCACGGTCCCCCGGCACCAAGTTCTCCATCCTGGCCAGCTACGACGCCATAAGGCCGCTGCTGAGGGAGAAGTACCCGCAGTCAAATCTGGCACTGTGCTCATGCGGAGAGCCGTCCCCGAGCGGCCGGTGCATGGCCTGCGCCTTGCTCGACGAGATAAAGAAAAGGAAAGGGTAA
- a CDS encoding DUF6677 family protein, whose amino-acid sequence MYAPMPMKSTGIAAVLAVLVPGLGHIYLGKITEGIVFLVLGVILGVIGLLTLFLIFLPIVFWIWQIYDAYNKSNQYNASIQQTGRAPW is encoded by the coding sequence ATGTACGCTCCCATGCCCATGAAGAGCACCGGAATCGCTGCAGTCCTGGCGGTGCTGGTACCAGGGTTGGGCCACATATATCTGGGCAAGATAACCGAGGGGATAGTATTCCTCGTCCTCGGTGTGATCCTTGGAGTCATCGGGTTGCTGACCCTGTTCCTGATCTTCCTGCCGATCGTCTTCTGGATATGGCAGATCTACGACGCCTACAACAAGAGCAACCAATACAACGCCTCGATCCAGCAGACCGGGCGCGCTCCCTGGTAA
- a CDS encoding serine hydroxymethyltransferase has protein sequence MKEDAYWIRDQVKAHTKWFEESLPMIASENLMSPLAKEMMISDFHDRYAEGLPGKRYYQGNIYVDKVELKCLELARKIFKAQFVDVRPISGTVANIAVLFALSQPGDKIATPELASGAHISTAPFGAVGLRGLNPVHYPWDYKNWNLDVDATRKFLKKERPKVAQFGLSVFLFPTPIKEIQDALQEAGSVVWYDAAHVLGLIAGGKFQDPLREGVHVISASTHKTFPGPNHGIIIADKVSDDVQAKLAKAAFPGVTSSHHLHAMAALAVTMAEYEIYGKQYAGQVIKNAKALGSALYEMGLDVQASHLGFTESHTLAVSVAKNGGGPQVALDLEKANIIVNKNMLPGDTSAVKPSGIRLGTQELTRLGMEKGEMEEVARLIYRVVVKKEDPQVVKKDAWELKKEFTKVRYCLNEGEEAYRYKELV, from the coding sequence ATGAAGGAAGATGCTTACTGGATTAGGGACCAGGTAAAGGCCCACACCAAGTGGTTCGAGGAGAGCCTCCCCATGATCGCCTCCGAGAACCTCATGAGCCCCCTGGCGAAAGAGATGATGATTTCGGACTTCCATGATAGATACGCTGAGGGTCTTCCCGGCAAGAGATACTACCAGGGCAACATCTACGTGGACAAGGTGGAACTGAAGTGCCTCGAGCTCGCCCGGAAGATCTTCAAGGCCCAGTTCGTGGACGTCCGCCCGATCTCCGGCACCGTCGCCAACATCGCGGTCCTGTTCGCGCTGTCCCAGCCTGGCGACAAGATCGCCACCCCCGAGCTCGCTTCCGGCGCGCACATCTCCACCGCCCCCTTCGGCGCGGTCGGCCTCAGGGGCCTCAACCCCGTTCACTATCCATGGGATTATAAGAACTGGAACCTGGACGTCGACGCCACCAGGAAGTTCCTGAAGAAGGAGAGGCCCAAGGTCGCCCAGTTCGGCCTGTCGGTGTTCTTGTTCCCCACTCCCATCAAGGAGATCCAGGACGCCCTGCAGGAGGCTGGCTCCGTGGTGTGGTATGATGCCGCCCACGTGCTCGGCCTCATCGCCGGCGGCAAGTTCCAGGATCCCCTGAGGGAGGGCGTGCACGTTATCAGCGCTTCCACTCACAAGACCTTCCCCGGCCCCAACCACGGCATAATCATCGCCGACAAGGTCAGCGACGATGTCCAGGCAAAGTTGGCCAAGGCCGCCTTCCCCGGCGTCACGTCCTCGCACCACCTTCACGCCATGGCCGCCCTCGCCGTCACCATGGCCGAGTACGAGATCTATGGCAAGCAGTATGCCGGCCAGGTCATCAAGAACGCCAAAGCCCTCGGCAGCGCGCTGTACGAGATGGGCCTGGACGTACAAGCCTCTCACCTCGGCTTCACCGAGTCGCACACCTTGGCGGTCAGCGTGGCCAAGAACGGCGGCGGCCCCCAGGTCGCCCTGGACCTGGAGAAGGCCAACATCATCGTCAACAAGAACATGCTCCCCGGCGACACCAGCGCGGTCAAGCCTTCCGGCATACGACTGGGCACGCAGGAGCTTACCCGCCTGGGGATGGAGAAGGGCGAGATGGAAGAGGTCGCCCGGCTCATCTACCGCGTAGTGGTGAAGAAGGAGGACCCCCAGGTCGTCAAGAAGGACGCGTGGGAGCTAAAGAAGGAGTTCACCAAGGTCCGATATTGCCTGAACGAGGGCGAAGAGGCCTACCGGTACAAGGAGCTGGTCTGA